A genomic window from Caldalkalibacillus uzonensis includes:
- the glmU gene encoding bifunctional UDP-N-acetylglucosamine diphosphorylase/glucosamine-1-phosphate N-acetyltransferase GlmU codes for MDQTNAVILAAGKGTRMKSKWPKVLHPVCGKPMVQHVIDAVHQTAAKANIYVVVGHGAEHVRQELGEAYTYVMQEEQLGTGHAVLMAEPHLREVHGQTLVLCGDTPLITTQTLQAFLEAHEQAQAAVSILTTIVDDPAGYGRIIRDEQGHVTKIVEHKDATPAEQQVKEINTGIYCFDNQKLMYALSRITNDNAQGEYYLTDCIEVLEKEGEKVAAYITRDTEEIMGVNDRVALAQAEKVMRRRINERHMCQGVTLIDPEQTYIGPDVVIGQDTVIYPGTVLTGRTVIDEDCQIGPYTELANVEVGKAATIAHSKAVDSRIGEKTQVGPFAYIRPGTTIGNGCRVGNFVEVKNSVVKDGAKIPHLSYVGDADIGERVNMGCGSITVNYDGSQKHRTVVENDSFVGCNVNLVAPVTIGEGAYIAAGSTITHSVPGHSLAIARERQTVKEDYARKLKQGKQRQDG; via the coding sequence ATGGACCAGACCAATGCTGTGATTTTAGCTGCGGGAAAAGGAACCAGGATGAAGTCAAAATGGCCCAAGGTGCTTCATCCTGTTTGCGGCAAACCCATGGTGCAACACGTGATTGATGCTGTGCATCAAACCGCTGCGAAAGCGAACATTTATGTCGTGGTGGGCCATGGAGCAGAACATGTCCGGCAGGAGCTGGGTGAAGCGTATACATATGTGATGCAAGAGGAACAGTTGGGCACCGGTCATGCCGTGCTGATGGCTGAACCTCACTTGAGGGAAGTGCACGGGCAGACATTGGTGTTATGCGGGGACACGCCGCTGATCACCACTCAAACCTTGCAAGCCTTTTTAGAAGCGCATGAACAGGCCCAAGCCGCAGTCAGCATCCTGACGACTATTGTGGATGATCCTGCGGGATACGGGCGCATTATTCGTGATGAACAGGGACATGTCACAAAGATTGTGGAGCACAAGGATGCCACACCTGCCGAACAGCAGGTGAAAGAAATCAACACGGGCATCTATTGTTTTGACAATCAAAAATTAATGTATGCCTTATCCCGTATAACGAATGATAATGCACAGGGTGAATATTATCTGACAGACTGCATTGAGGTGCTGGAGAAGGAAGGGGAAAAAGTTGCCGCTTACATCACCCGGGATACAGAAGAGATTATGGGTGTCAACGACCGCGTAGCCTTGGCTCAGGCAGAAAAGGTCATGCGGCGGAGGATTAATGAACGGCATATGTGCCAGGGCGTGACCCTGATTGATCCTGAGCAGACTTATATTGGTCCCGATGTGGTCATTGGTCAGGATACAGTGATCTATCCGGGTACTGTGCTTACTGGACGAACAGTGATCGATGAGGATTGCCAGATTGGCCCCTATACAGAACTGGCCAATGTAGAGGTAGGGAAGGCTGCCACCATCGCTCACTCCAAGGCGGTGGACAGCCGGATCGGTGAAAAAACCCAAGTGGGGCCGTTTGCGTATATCCGGCCTGGAACCACGATAGGTAACGGGTGCCGGGTCGGCAATTTTGTAGAGGTTAAAAATTCAGTTGTAAAAGATGGGGCGAAAATTCCCCATTTAAGTTATGTGGGTGATGCGGATATCGGGGAAAGGGTCAATATGGGCTGCGGTTCTATCACCGTTAATTATGACGGCAGTCAGAAACACCGCACGGTGGTGGAGAATGACAGTTTCGTAGGGTGTAATGTCAACCTGGTTGCCCCGGTTACCATCGGAGAAGGGGCTTATATTGCTGCAGGCTCAACCATTACCCATTCAGTCCCGGGCCACAGCTTGGCTATTGCCCGAGAGAGGCAAACAGTGAAAGAGGATTATGCCCGCAAACTGAAGCAAGGCAAGCAACGTCAAGATGGTTAA
- a CDS encoding 50S ribosomal protein L25/general stress protein Ctc — MSQTMLTLRVDERQDLRKSVRRKLRQSGKIPGVVYGKTIGSKPIQVPETELVQLLKKHGKNAVIRLELDGAKPTVMMGELQVDPLKDDLLHVDFFEIKMDEEMTVSVPVEIVGESAAEKKGGVLQKQYQEIEVKCLPQNVPESIQVDAGGLDIGDSITVGDLQLDEGVAVVLEPDTVLVSVAAPTPEQGPVDKNTDNEEPPELVERQEDAEE, encoded by the coding sequence GTGAGCCAAACCATGTTAACCTTGCGTGTTGATGAAAGACAGGACTTGCGCAAGTCTGTCCGCAGAAAATTGAGACAGTCTGGGAAGATTCCAGGGGTGGTATACGGCAAAACAATCGGGAGCAAGCCGATTCAGGTGCCGGAAACTGAGCTGGTTCAACTCCTGAAAAAACATGGTAAAAATGCTGTGATCAGACTCGAGCTTGACGGAGCAAAACCAACAGTGATGATGGGGGAGCTTCAAGTAGATCCTCTCAAAGATGATCTGTTGCACGTTGATTTCTTTGAGATTAAAATGGATGAGGAAATGACGGTTAGTGTCCCGGTGGAGATTGTTGGTGAGTCTGCCGCTGAAAAGAAGGGCGGCGTCCTGCAAAAGCAATACCAAGAGATTGAAGTGAAGTGCTTGCCCCAAAATGTTCCTGAATCCATACAGGTGGATGCGGGCGGTTTGGATATTGGTGACAGTATAACTGTGGGAGATCTTCAGTTGGACGAGGGCGTGGCAGTGGTACTCGAGCCTGATACGGTGCTTGTCTCCGTCGCGGCGCCCACACCTGAGCAAGGGCCGGTGGATAAAAACACAGACAATGAAGAACCCCCGGAATTGGTTGAGCGCCAAGAGGATGCGGAAGAATAA
- a CDS encoding peptidylprolyl isomerase — translation MFTATNLNQEGKSRHYKRLRRFGLLCLVLLLTVTACGNREETEETNNESADQAQLTIEFPEVDREGLTEDHVVATYDQGEIRGDELAHYLAIQAFMQPHADINDPEIRKTFVQFMVAERLIMAEMAEADLDWAEKEAEQLWQDVQLAYDQETLERAYETLDISEDDVKQYLRRYAVMQQYFREKLTEEERTKASVRHILISTMHDLSEEEARQKAYDLYTELEQGADFAELAREHSQDPGSKENGGLYEDAPVVLWVPEFRQATLEQEIGEIGKPVQTDYGFHIIKVEARYVAELDDMEPAEISQLTGQKFVHYLEQELPQHIQDINL, via the coding sequence ATGTTCACAGCAACCAACTTGAACCAAGAGGGGAAAAGCAGGCACTATAAGCGCCTTCGGCGCTTTGGCTTGCTGTGTCTTGTTTTGCTGTTAACGGTGACCGCCTGCGGTAACCGGGAAGAGACAGAAGAAACAAATAACGAATCCGCTGATCAGGCCCAGCTGACCATTGAATTTCCGGAAGTGGACCGTGAAGGTTTAACTGAGGATCATGTGGTAGCCACCTATGATCAAGGAGAAATTCGCGGTGACGAATTGGCTCACTATCTGGCCATTCAAGCGTTTATGCAGCCGCATGCGGACATTAATGACCCGGAAATAAGGAAAACTTTTGTCCAGTTTATGGTAGCTGAGCGGCTGATTATGGCTGAAATGGCGGAAGCCGATCTGGACTGGGCGGAAAAGGAAGCTGAACAGCTGTGGCAAGATGTGCAGCTGGCTTATGATCAGGAAACATTAGAGCGAGCCTATGAGACGTTAGACATCAGTGAAGATGATGTGAAACAATACCTGCGCCGTTATGCGGTGATGCAGCAATATTTCAGGGAGAAATTAACTGAAGAGGAACGGACCAAGGCCAGTGTGCGCCACATTTTGATCTCTACAATGCATGATTTGAGTGAAGAGGAAGCCAGACAAAAAGCGTATGATCTGTACACGGAACTGGAGCAGGGTGCTGACTTTGCCGAGCTGGCCCGGGAGCATTCCCAAGATCCGGGCAGCAAAGAGAACGGCGGTCTGTATGAAGATGCACCTGTCGTGCTGTGGGTGCCTGAGTTCCGACAAGCGACACTGGAGCAGGAGATTGGTGAAATCGGCAAACCGGTCCAAACGGATTACGGTTTTCACATTATTAAAGTGGAAGCGCGTTATGTGGCTGAACTGGATGACATGGAACCTGCCGAGATCAGCCAATTGACCGGGCAAAAGTTTGTCCATTATCTTGAACAGGAATTGCCGCAACATATTCAGGACATTAATTTATAA
- a CDS encoding anti-sigma-F factor Fin family protein, with product MSVHYVCRHCGIKIGEIKANVSEVQLGFHTLSPEEKQEILLYQENGDIVAQVTCEYCQEAIERNPEWLLLHKIHH from the coding sequence ATGTCTGTCCATTATGTATGCCGCCACTGCGGGATAAAAATAGGTGAAATTAAAGCCAATGTGTCTGAGGTGCAGCTGGGATTTCATACCTTAAGCCCTGAGGAAAAACAGGAGATCTTGCTTTATCAGGAGAATGGTGATATAGTAGCCCAAGTAACATGTGAATATTGCCAGGAGGCCATTGAACGAAATCCGGAATGGCTTCTGTTGCATAAAATACATCATTGA
- the pth gene encoding aminoacyl-tRNA hydrolase has product MKLVVGLGNPGPKYEQTRHNIGFLTVDRLAERLGVAITREKWRGLAAETSVRGQTILLFKPLTYMNRSGEAVAEVVRFFQCEADEVLVIYDDLDLPFGTMKLRMKGGHGGHNGVRSVIDHLSSQTFKRIRMGIGRPEDGDVVNYVLSPFHPQEREHLSEFIDRGASAARDYLETGDFSRVMNVYNQKQR; this is encoded by the coding sequence GTGAAGTTGGTAGTAGGCTTAGGCAATCCGGGTCCCAAATATGAACAGACACGGCACAATATCGGTTTTTTGACTGTGGACCGTTTGGCTGAAAGGCTGGGCGTTGCCATCACCAGGGAGAAGTGGCGCGGCCTGGCGGCGGAAACTTCGGTGAGAGGCCAAACAATACTGCTGTTCAAGCCTTTGACTTATATGAACCGCTCCGGTGAAGCTGTCGCGGAAGTGGTCCGCTTTTTTCAATGCGAGGCTGACGAGGTGCTGGTGATTTATGACGATTTGGACTTGCCCTTTGGGACCATGAAGTTAAGAATGAAAGGCGGTCATGGGGGACATAACGGCGTCCGTTCTGTGATTGACCATTTAAGCAGTCAAACCTTCAAGCGCATCCGCATGGGCATCGGACGGCCTGAGGATGGGGATGTTGTTAATTATGTGCTTAGTCCCTTTCATCCACAGGAACGGGAGCACCTGTCCGAATTTATTGACAGAGGAGCAAGTGCAGCGAGAGATTATTTGGAGACAGGGGATTTTTCCCGGGTGATGAATGTATATAATCAAAAACAGCGCTGA
- the spoVT gene encoding stage V sporulation protein T: MKATGIVRRIDDLGRVVIPKEIRRTLRIREGDPLEIFVDRDGEVILKKYSPIGELGDFAQEYADSLYESLGHIALISDRDSIIAVSGASKKTYMEKGIGDIVETSMNERKTIVENTKGTHEICKDMREEYAAFCIAPIIAGGDPIGSVILISQKDGVAMGDVEIKLAETAAGFLAKQMEQ, from the coding sequence ATGAAAGCAACTGGGATTGTTCGTCGAATTGATGATTTAGGCAGAGTGGTGATTCCGAAGGAAATCCGCCGCACGTTGCGCATTAGGGAAGGCGATCCATTGGAGATTTTTGTGGATCGCGACGGGGAAGTGATTTTAAAGAAATATTCTCCCATTGGCGAGCTGGGTGACTTTGCCCAGGAATATGCCGATTCGTTATACGAAAGTTTGGGGCATATCGCCTTGATTTCTGACCGGGATTCCATTATTGCTGTTTCTGGGGCATCGAAAAAAACCTATATGGAAAAAGGGATCGGTGACATCGTTGAAACCAGCATGAATGAGCGCAAAACAATCGTTGAAAACACCAAGGGAACCCATGAAATCTGCAAAGATATGCGCGAAGAGTATGCAGCATTTTGTATCGCACCCATTATCGCCGGCGGGGACCCGATTGGTTCGGTGATCCTGATCAGTCAGAAAGATGGCGTTGCCATGGGTGATGTGGAAATCAAGCTTGCTGAGACGGCAGCCGGATTTTTGGCCAAGCAGATGGAGCAATAG
- the mfd gene encoding transcription-repair coupling factor — MKELIQTFSQGTDFQHVLTALQNGIKEQLVTGLNGSSRTLFMSALFRENHEAQLVVTHNLHQAQKIYEDLIEWLDADSVYLYPVNELISSEIATASPEFKRQRIEVLNKLALGEKVVVIVPLAGLKRLLPPPSVWKKAQLSIAWGEEINLEELQEKLLVMGYKRVEMVESEGEYSIRGGIIDIYPPALAPVRIELFDTEVDSIRTFDIDTQRSTENIQSVTIGPSVEWILFEEHYQFGAQKVEEALKDQLAKVRDEEVKTKLSEHIGWEIEQLRQKTPFQGIYKYMSCFYGQRTTLVDYFRPGSVVILDEPTRLVEAETNFQREETEWKTLMMHTGEFLPELSISISFDQWKEKVRKPLIYLSLFLRQIPQASPQNIVHFTSKPMQHFHSQFPVLEAEINRWQKNRHTIVFLAGDHERAERMVRILDDFKIEARKLKQDAPLVEGIPVVMVGRIQSGFELPTHRLAVVTEGELFTQQKKKKSRTQTQVSNAERIKSYTDLNEGDYVVHINHGIGRYVGLKTLEINGAHKDYLHIQYAGDDKLYVPVENIDQVQKYLGSEDKAPKLYKLGGNEWKRVKSRVRSSVQDIAEHLLKLYAKREATPGYAFSPDTEIHREFDAMFPYEETPDQKRAIEEIKQDMEKPRPMDRLLCGDVGYGKTEVAIRAAFKAVMDGKQVAVLVPTTILAQQHYETFKERFHDFPVEIDVLSRFRSRKQQNETVKKIKSGVVDIIIGTHRLLSKDVQFKDLGLLIVDEEQRFGVTHKEKIKQLKANVDVLTLTATPIPRTLHMSMLGVRDLSVIETPPENRFPVQTYVVEYQGALVREAIERELARGGQVYFVYNQVQGIERKAEEIRVLVPDARVAVAHGQMKETELEAIMLDFLDGEYDVLVSTTIIETGVDIPNVNTLIIYDADKMGLSQLYQLRGRVGRSNRTAYAYFTYQRGKVLSEVAEKRLEAIKEFTELGSGFKIAMRDLAIRGAGNLLGAEQHGFINSVGFDLYSQMLKEAIEELKGERPQEEPVELEMDIHIDAYIPEDYVIDGKQKIEMYKRVAAVNTLQDVQEVEEEFMDRFGAPPPPARRLIKLSKLKAYAKRYKFDTVVLKDQVLKMLFHPSQNDKIDGGQLFKLASQYGRKVGLISDVQIGITVKVKGMSEDEWLDLTLDLLAQMAEAHVIKGEENNVHSNQLEPRGEKQAL; from the coding sequence ATGAAAGAGCTGATTCAGACTTTTAGCCAGGGAACTGATTTCCAACATGTGCTGACCGCCCTCCAAAATGGGATTAAAGAACAACTGGTTACCGGGTTGAATGGGTCTTCAAGAACCCTGTTTATGAGTGCCCTGTTCCGGGAAAATCATGAAGCGCAATTAGTGGTCACACACAATTTGCATCAAGCCCAAAAAATCTATGAAGATTTAATAGAGTGGCTGGATGCAGACTCTGTTTATCTGTATCCTGTCAATGAACTGATCTCCTCCGAAATTGCCACGGCCAGTCCAGAATTTAAACGGCAGCGGATTGAAGTGTTAAATAAGCTGGCCTTGGGAGAGAAGGTCGTCGTCATTGTCCCCTTAGCCGGTTTGAAGCGCTTGCTTCCTCCCCCGTCTGTGTGGAAGAAAGCGCAGCTTTCTATTGCCTGGGGAGAGGAGATTAACTTAGAAGAGCTGCAGGAAAAGCTATTGGTCATGGGGTATAAGAGAGTGGAAATGGTAGAGTCAGAGGGGGAGTACAGCATCCGCGGCGGCATTATTGATATTTATCCGCCTGCCTTGGCTCCTGTCCGCATTGAGTTGTTTGATACGGAAGTAGACTCTATCCGTACCTTTGATATCGACACCCAGCGTTCCACAGAAAACATCCAAAGTGTCACCATCGGCCCCAGTGTGGAGTGGATCTTATTCGAAGAGCATTATCAGTTCGGGGCCCAAAAAGTAGAAGAAGCTTTAAAAGATCAACTGGCCAAAGTGAGAGATGAAGAAGTTAAAACCAAACTGTCCGAGCACATAGGCTGGGAAATTGAGCAATTGCGCCAAAAAACCCCGTTCCAAGGGATCTATAAATATATGTCTTGTTTTTACGGCCAGCGTACAACCTTGGTTGATTATTTTAGACCAGGGTCTGTTGTCATTTTAGACGAACCGACCCGTTTGGTGGAGGCAGAGACCAATTTCCAGCGGGAAGAAACGGAATGGAAAACGTTGATGATGCATACCGGGGAATTTTTGCCTGAGCTGTCCATCTCTATTTCCTTTGATCAATGGAAGGAAAAGGTTAGAAAACCTCTTATTTACTTGTCGCTCTTCTTACGTCAAATTCCCCAGGCCAGCCCGCAAAATATTGTACATTTTACGTCGAAGCCGATGCAGCATTTTCACAGCCAGTTTCCTGTTTTGGAAGCAGAGATTAACCGCTGGCAAAAGAACAGACATACCATTGTTTTTCTGGCCGGGGATCATGAACGGGCTGAACGCATGGTGCGCATTCTGGATGACTTCAAGATTGAAGCCAGAAAGTTAAAACAGGACGCGCCTCTTGTGGAGGGGATTCCTGTCGTGATGGTCGGGCGGATTCAGTCCGGTTTTGAACTGCCCACCCACCGGCTGGCAGTGGTGACCGAAGGTGAGCTGTTTACCCAGCAGAAAAAGAAAAAGTCCCGTACCCAGACCCAAGTTTCCAATGCGGAGCGGATCAAAAGTTATACGGATCTGAATGAAGGGGATTATGTGGTTCATATCAACCACGGGATCGGCCGTTATGTGGGTTTAAAGACATTGGAAATTAATGGTGCTCACAAGGATTATCTGCACATTCAATATGCCGGAGATGACAAATTATACGTTCCGGTTGAAAATATTGACCAGGTCCAAAAATATCTGGGCAGTGAAGATAAGGCCCCCAAACTGTATAAATTAGGCGGCAATGAGTGGAAGCGCGTCAAAAGCCGTGTGCGCTCCTCTGTACAAGATATTGCCGAGCATTTGCTTAAATTGTATGCCAAACGGGAAGCCACGCCCGGTTATGCTTTCAGCCCTGACACGGAGATACACCGTGAATTTGATGCCATGTTCCCGTACGAGGAGACACCTGATCAAAAGCGGGCCATTGAAGAAATCAAACAGGACATGGAAAAGCCTCGTCCCATGGATCGTCTCTTGTGCGGTGACGTAGGCTATGGCAAAACGGAAGTGGCCATTCGTGCTGCCTTTAAAGCAGTGATGGACGGCAAACAGGTGGCCGTTCTGGTGCCCACCACCATTTTGGCCCAGCAACATTATGAAACCTTTAAGGAGCGGTTTCATGATTTTCCAGTTGAAATTGATGTGTTGAGCCGTTTCCGCAGCCGTAAACAGCAAAACGAAACAGTAAAAAAAATTAAGAGTGGTGTCGTGGACATCATCATCGGCACCCACCGTTTGCTTTCTAAAGATGTGCAATTTAAAGATTTGGGCTTGTTGATCGTGGACGAAGAGCAACGCTTTGGAGTGACTCATAAGGAGAAAATTAAACAACTGAAAGCCAACGTGGATGTGCTCACCTTGACCGCCACTCCCATCCCCCGGACATTGCACATGTCCATGCTGGGGGTGCGTGATCTGTCTGTGATTGAAACTCCTCCGGAAAACCGTTTCCCCGTACAGACGTATGTGGTTGAGTATCAGGGCGCACTGGTACGCGAGGCCATTGAGCGGGAACTGGCCCGGGGTGGCCAGGTCTATTTCGTCTACAACCAAGTGCAGGGGATCGAACGCAAGGCGGAAGAGATACGGGTCCTGGTACCCGATGCCAGGGTAGCAGTGGCTCACGGCCAAATGAAGGAAACAGAGCTGGAAGCTATTATGCTCGATTTCTTGGATGGGGAATACGATGTCCTGGTCAGCACCACCATTATTGAGACAGGGGTTGACATTCCCAATGTCAACACGCTGATCATCTATGATGCCGATAAGATGGGGCTGTCCCAGCTGTATCAGTTGCGCGGGCGTGTTGGCCGTTCCAATCGCACTGCTTACGCTTACTTTACCTATCAGCGAGGCAAAGTGTTGTCCGAAGTGGCTGAAAAACGCTTGGAAGCGATCAAGGAGTTTACGGAGCTCGGCTCCGGATTTAAGATCGCCATGCGCGATTTGGCCATCCGGGGAGCGGGCAACTTGCTGGGCGCTGAACAACATGGCTTTATCAATTCCGTCGGCTTTGATCTCTATTCTCAAATGTTAAAAGAAGCGATCGAGGAACTGAAAGGAGAGCGTCCCCAGGAAGAACCGGTTGAATTGGAGATGGACATACACATCGATGCCTATATTCCCGAAGATTATGTCATAGACGGTAAGCAGAAAATTGAAATGTACAAAAGGGTGGCAGCAGTCAATACATTACAAGATGTGCAAGAGGTGGAAGAGGAATTTATGGACCGTTTTGGCGCTCCGCCTCCCCCTGCCCGCCGCTTAATTAAGCTGTCCAAACTGAAAGCCTATGCCAAACGATATAAATTTGATACGGTTGTGTTAAAGGATCAGGTGCTGAAGATGCTGTTTCATCCCTCCCAAAATGATAAAATAGATGGGGGCCAATTGTTTAAACTGGCCAGTCAATATGGACGCAAAGTGGGGCTCATTTCCGATGTACAGATCGGGATCACGGTGAAAGTGAAGGGCATGAGCGAAGACGAATGGCTGGATTTAACACTGGACCTGTTGGCCCAAATGGCTGAAGCCCATGTGATTAAAGGAGAGGAAAATAATGTTCACAGCAACCAACTTGAACCAAGAGGGGAAAAGCAGGCACTATAA
- a CDS encoding putative polysaccharide biosynthesis protein, whose translation MNGPNPTKQLMKGTAILAAAAFLSKLLGVVYKIPYQNITGDIGFYVYEQVYPIYMILLTLSTAGVPIAISKLVAERLAVGDIPGARKVFKVSAVTLLITGLFFFILLYTVGAPVLALLMNDPDLVLPIRSVSFALLVVPVMASIRGYFQGHQNMMPTAVSQVVEQVIRVTTILVLSYWFIYHNYNEYYAGAGAVFGAFTGSVAALIVMLLYWRKNAKTQRRLAQAEAVQDGERETEAPPVTAQPGQEIPEQAETSYAKLSFKQILRRVAAYALPISLGALVLPLFQLVDNFTIPNMLIWTGWIRDDAFGLRGVYARGWPLVQFAAFFATALALALVPSISEAKAKRQHQQISRRTEFALKLTFVVGLASACGLAILAKPINIMFYTNTEGTLTIAILAFVVIFSTLGITSGAILQGMGYVTLPARHLLIGVGVKFIFNLILLPFFDIKGAAFASVVGYMVAALLNLWAIFHIIPVRLFKKQILLPPVYAVSVMGVCVSLTMVGLEYGLPAALLHERLVYAVVTFSAVLVGVIIYGVSLLRFEAITRSELALIPKINRFIPVLETLKILKKEDQNKTGKEASS comes from the coding sequence ATGAACGGGCCTAATCCGACCAAGCAGCTGATGAAGGGAACAGCGATTCTGGCTGCGGCTGCTTTTTTGTCCAAACTGCTTGGTGTTGTCTATAAAATACCTTATCAAAATATCACCGGTGACATTGGATTTTATGTCTATGAACAGGTTTATCCCATTTACATGATCTTGCTGACACTTTCCACAGCAGGTGTGCCCATCGCCATTTCCAAACTGGTGGCTGAACGTTTGGCCGTCGGTGATATTCCAGGCGCCAGAAAAGTGTTTAAAGTATCGGCGGTCACCTTACTGATCACGGGCCTTTTTTTCTTCATCCTGCTTTACACCGTTGGCGCACCGGTTTTGGCCTTGTTAATGAATGATCCTGATTTGGTTTTGCCTATCCGAAGCGTCTCCTTTGCCTTGCTGGTTGTGCCTGTCATGGCCTCCATCCGCGGTTATTTTCAGGGGCATCAAAACATGATGCCTACGGCGGTGTCCCAAGTGGTGGAGCAGGTCATCAGGGTAACCACCATCTTGGTACTCAGCTACTGGTTCATTTATCACAATTATAATGAGTACTATGCCGGAGCGGGAGCCGTTTTCGGCGCGTTTACCGGGTCGGTGGCGGCCTTAATTGTCATGCTGTTGTACTGGCGCAAGAATGCCAAAACCCAGCGGCGGCTGGCCCAGGCAGAAGCAGTCCAGGATGGAGAGAGAGAGACGGAAGCTCCCCCTGTCACTGCCCAACCAGGCCAAGAGATTCCTGAACAGGCGGAAACCTCTTATGCCAAGCTGTCCTTCAAGCAAATTTTAAGGCGCGTTGCGGCCTATGCTTTGCCGATCAGCTTGGGGGCACTCGTCTTGCCATTATTTCAGCTGGTGGACAACTTTACCATTCCCAATATGCTCATTTGGACAGGATGGATTAGAGATGACGCTTTTGGTTTAAGAGGGGTCTATGCCCGGGGATGGCCCTTGGTGCAGTTTGCCGCTTTTTTTGCCACGGCGCTTGCTTTGGCCCTCGTGCCCTCCATCTCTGAGGCCAAAGCCAAGCGTCAACATCAGCAGATCAGCAGGCGGACAGAGTTTGCATTGAAGCTTACTTTTGTGGTTGGCTTGGCTTCAGCATGCGGACTGGCAATTTTGGCTAAGCCCATTAACATTATGTTTTATACGAACACAGAAGGGACGCTAACCATTGCCATTCTGGCCTTTGTGGTGATCTTCTCCACATTGGGCATTACCAGTGGAGCCATTTTGCAAGGCATGGGTTATGTGACCCTCCCTGCCCGTCACCTATTGATCGGCGTGGGGGTTAAGTTCATTTTTAACCTCATTCTGCTGCCGTTTTTTGATATTAAAGGTGCTGCCTTCGCTTCTGTTGTGGGATATATGGTGGCCGCACTGCTCAACTTGTGGGCCATTTTTCACATCATTCCTGTCCGTTTGTTTAAAAAGCAGATCTTGTTACCGCCGGTTTATGCCGTCAGCGTCATGGGGGTGTGTGTCAGCTTGACAATGGTGGGACTAGAGTATGGCTTACCAGCTGCCTTACTCCATGAACGTCTTGTGTATGCTGTGGTCACCTTCAGTGCGGTGCTGGTGGGCGTGATCATTTACGGTGTCTCGTTGTTGCGCTTTGAAGCCATTACTCGCAGTGAACTGGCACTTATTCCCAAGATCAATCGTTTTATCCCTGTTTTGGAAACCTTAAAGATTTTAAAAAAAGAAGACCAGAACAAGACAGGAAAAGAAGCAAGTTCATAA
- a CDS encoding ribose-phosphate diphosphokinase has translation MPHYRDPKLKVFTCNANPCLAEAICEHIGVPLGKANVTRFSDGEIQVHINESVRGADVFVIQSTSAPVNEHLMELLVMVDALKRASAKSINVVIPYYGYARQDRKARARDPITAKLVANLIETAGASRVITMDLHATQIQGFFDIPVDHLLGVPILADYFLTKNLEDIVVVSPDHGGVTRARKLAERLKAPIAIIDKRRPKPNVAEIMNIVGAVEDKVCILIDDIIDTAGTITLAANALAENGAKEVYACCTHPVLSGPAIERIQHSKIKELVVTDTIPLPEEKQIEKTHVLSVAPLMGEAIIRVHEELSVSKLFN, from the coding sequence ATGCCACATTATCGTGATCCTAAATTGAAAGTATTTACCTGTAATGCCAATCCCTGTTTGGCTGAAGCGATTTGCGAACATATTGGCGTGCCTTTGGGCAAGGCCAACGTGACCCGTTTCAGCGATGGTGAGATTCAAGTTCACATCAATGAAAGTGTACGTGGCGCAGATGTGTTTGTCATTCAGTCCACCAGTGCCCCTGTCAATGAACATTTGATGGAGCTGTTGGTGATGGTGGATGCACTTAAACGTGCCTCGGCCAAAAGCATCAACGTCGTCATCCCCTACTATGGATATGCACGCCAAGACCGCAAGGCCCGGGCCAGAGACCCCATTACGGCCAAGCTGGTAGCCAATTTGATTGAAACCGCTGGTGCATCACGGGTGATCACCATGGATCTTCACGCCACCCAAATTCAGGGATTCTTTGATATCCCCGTTGACCACTTGTTAGGTGTACCCATTTTGGCGGATTATTTTTTGACCAAAAACCTGGAAGACATTGTTGTCGTCTCTCCGGACCATGGCGGTGTGACCCGGGCCAGAAAGTTGGCTGAACGTCTGAAGGCGCCGATTGCCATCATTGACAAGCGCCGTCCCAAACCCAATGTCGCCGAAATTATGAACATTGTCGGGGCCGTGGAGGACAAAGTGTGTATTTTGATAGACGATATTATTGATACGGCCGGCACCATTACCCTGGCTGCCAATGCTTTGGCGGAAAATGGCGCCAAGGAAGTGTATGCCTGCTGCACGCATCCGGTCCTTTCAGGCCCGGCCATTGAACGCATCCAACATTCCAAAATCAAGGAGCTGGTGGTGACGGATACCATCCCTCTTCCCGAGGAAAAGCAAATTGAAAAAACCCATGTGCTCTCCGTGGCACCGCTCATGGGCGAAGCAATTATCCGGGTGCATGAAGAGCTGTCAGTCAGCAAACTGTTTAACTGA